In the Candidatus Bathyarchaeia archaeon genome, TACAACGCCAGCATATCCATGGAAACACTGGGTTTTCGCGCATCAAATATCTGTCTGAAATCATTCATGATTAAGGGTCTTGGCTTTGCGGCTTTGTCTAAGGCTTTGCCTGACTCGAAGAATTCTCCGATAAGGGAAAGCTGCGCTGACTGGCAAACGTCCCGTATGTCGCTGCCTGAGAAGCCCTCGCTAAGCCTTGCCAACTCATGCAGGTCTACATCTTTTTCAGTCTGAAGGTTCCCAGTGTAGAACTTGAGCATGTTTACACGTGTATTGTGGTCAGGCAACGGCACCAAAATACGCTTCTGGAACCGGCGAATAAACGCCCAATCCAAATCCCAAGGCTTGTTCGTGGCGCCGATGACGTAAACGTGCAGTTGCTTGCCTTTGTCCATGATGCCGTCCATTTCTTTGAGGAACTGGTTCTTAACACGGATTTCGCCGCCCACCTCATTAGAATGAGTGCCCATCAGGGAGTCTAACTCGTCCACGAACACGATGGCAGGTTTACCATCAAGGGAGCTTTTACGTGCAGAACCAAACAGCTTCGCGACATTCTGCTCTGCCTCGCCCAGCCACTTGCTCATAATGGACGCCGCATCAATGCTGTAAAAGTTTCCATCTATCTCTGTGGCAACTGCCGCAGCCAGCAACGTCTTACCGCAACCAGGAGGACCAAAAAGCAGAATTCCACGCGGCCAACCCAACGGAAACAGGTCAGGCCGCTGCACAGGGTAAACAATAGCTTCTTTAACGGCTTTCTTGGCGGGTTCTAAACCTACAACTTCGTCCCACGTAACATGGGGCTTCTCCGTAACTATGAGCTCTTCACCGTCGGGTTCGCCTGCAGGTGCAGCGCGTTCTACACCGTCTTCCTCGACTGTCTGCTCTTCCATCTCATGCCGCACACCCCGAACCGAAACAGCACCCTGCAGGGCTTTAATTCGTTCTTGGTATGCGATGGCTCGTTGCACATAGACTTTGTTTAAGCCGTATTCCGGATAAAGTTGGACAAGTTGAAGCAGGCTTTCGATGGCTTTCTGGTACAGAGTTATAGCTCGGCCTTTGTTGCCTTGCTTGTCCATTTTCACGGCTTCTAATGCGTAAGCTGTTGCTACTCTTTCAAGTTCTTGTGAAGCGCTCATGTTTTCCCCTCTAATCGACTTATTCTGGCGGTCTCAGTTCAATTTTTATACGTCCCTTGTTGCCTAAGCTTTCAAGGGCTTTCTCAATTTCCTTGTTTGAAGTGTTTAACTCACTGGAACAACGTGTAAGGTCTATTTCACCATTACTCTTACGAACGTACTCCAACAGCAAATCCTCAATTGAGGACTTATCAACGGTCAACGAGAACTCCTTGATTTCCTGTTTCCGATAGGAAAACGTGGTCTGAGGTGCACTCCGCGAGGAATCGACCTTCGACTTACGTCCAACCGCCTGCGAATTCGAAGCCGACAGAGCAACAAGCTCTCTCACGGGGGCTGCTTTGGGTGCAACAGTGGCTTTCGGCTCCGTTGCAGGCGGTTCAGGCAGAGTATCGGCGAGTTTCTGCTCCAAGAAGTTTGAAACTTCTTTGAGGATTTCTTCGCCGCCCTCTGTTTTGTTTCCGACTGGAATCACAGCGTCTGCATCAGAAGTAACTTTGGTGGCGTAAAGCGTCTCGCTGATGGTGGTTTGGACTGTGTTAAGCTCTGCGGACACGTCGGGTAACACTTGGAAAAGCTCCTGCGATACATTCTGCAACAGCTTCAACGCAGGCTTAAGGTCCACAACGATTTCGCTGAGTTCCTTGATGGTTTCAAGTCTAAGCACAACGCGTTCTATAGCTAACTGAACATTGTATAGAAACTTGAGTAGCTTACGGACTTCAGCGAGTTCATTAGCGCAAACCGACGCGCGTTCTTTGTTATTCTTTTTCAACGCGCTCATGCAGGTTTCGAAAAGCACTTTATCGCGTTCTTTAAGGCGGTAGCTAGCCTGCTCCAGCTTGTTTTGCTGAACTCGAAGCGTGTAAATTGATTTAGTTGCTAGTTCTTTGACGGGAGGAGGAGCGTGGCGGGCTAAAACTTTAATTTTTGTTCCCTCCGCACCCTGCTATCTTTCCCATCTACTCTTCCGGCTATATTCCAGCCTTTCCGACTTCTTTGACGTAAACTACAACGGGGGGTTCTGGGAGCTCTGGCGCTTCAGGCTCTGGAGCTGCTACCGGGCGAGGTGATTCTTGAGCGGGTTCATTGTAAACTGGGGGTTTCTGTTCAGGCAATGGTTTTTGTTCGGGCAACTTGGGTTCAGCAACAACTGGGGATTCCCCGATGAGCATGTTGGAAAGCTTGGTCTTAATTGATTCCAAGTCAGCTTTTTCGGCGGCAGTACGTTTCAGGGTTTCCTGAAGCATACTAAAGCCGTTGCGGTATGCTTCGTCGTTGATTTTCCCGATTTCGTGCTCTAACTCCAAGTGTAAAACACCGTAGCTTAAAGCTTGAATTTCATCTTCACATCGGTTAATTCCCTGAGCGGCTTCGTCCAACAGCAGCTGAGCGTCTTTGCGCAGCTGGCTTAGGACTGTAGAGAAGTTGCTGTGGAGCTCTGTGTATAGAACTTGGGCGATTTTTCGTTTTTCAGCCAAGTCCTTTAGGGCTTTGTCTTTGCGCCATATAAACGGAATCTGGTCGCAGAAGATTGCGGCTTTAGCCTTAATTTTTGAAATGAATATGACATCAGCGCCATTGAATATGAGGTACTCCATGGGCTGCTTTGTGAATCTGCCATCGCTTTGTTCGATAAATGCTGCTTCGAACTTTCCACTTGGCGTGGTGGCGAAAGAGATTATTCTCCCAACTAAACGGCCGTATTCGTCTTTCACTGGTTTACCAATTGAAAGAAAAAGATTGGATGGGGATGTTTGAGACATTTTTTATCCTCCTTTTAGAATCCTTGTGTTGTTTGCTCGGTGCGGGACGAGGGCGCTGCGGGCATGCTTGGTGGCAGGTCGGGGAAGCGGTCTTTGATTTTTTGTTCTGCAACAGTTGCGGCTTCAGCAAGGATCTTGGATGCATCGTCGTTAACTGTGTCGAAGTTGAGGGTCATTCCTGAACCTTGTCCTGCTTCGATCATTATTCCGCTGAGCATGTTGCCTATTTCTCCGAGTTCATTTTCTGCTTCGGGGAACACGCTGACTAATCCTGATCTGACGGACCGTAGAACTCCCACTGCTGGTCCCAGAGTGGAAACTACATCGCCAAGTTCTGATACTGTTCGTAATCTTAATGTTATTTGTTCAAGGGCAAGCTTCGCGTTAATGATTAATCTGGACATTTTCCGGACTTCAGCTAGTTCATTAGCAAAGACGTTTGCGCGTGCAGTGTCGTGTTTGGTGTAGGCGTCAACGATGCGGGCGAAGATTGCTTTGTCACGTTGGCTGAATCTGTCGGTTGCTTGGTCGAGTTTTTGGACTTGGAGATCAATACGTCTAACGGCGAAATCTAAACGTGGCTTCAGGGGGCCTGGTGGCTTCACGGCGTCTTTTATGCGATTAGTGAACGGTGTTTCTTCCCGTTTACTTTCCCATTTTTTAGCGAACCTTTCAGACAATTCTATTCCTCCAACTACAGTGACTGCACAGAACTGTCTTATACATTGTTAATATGGCGTCAATATGCTCGTATATACGTAGGGCTATACGTGCCTGAAAAAAAGGGCTGGAGCTTTAATTATTGGAATAAAGCCGGAATAGCGCGCATGGAAATTTTTAACATAAACATGTTAGTTAGACTAAAGAGACCCATAGTGTAATTGCTATACAAAGGTGAAAACAATGGGTGACAGATTAAAAGTATTCGGAATCATCGCCATTTTAGGGTTCATGGCCGGCGTCCTAGCACAACTCGCAGCAACCTACTTCATCCCGTGGATGATCTCTGTTCTGCCAATGCTTAGCGGTATCACGAGCTTTCTGATATCAGGTCTTGCCGGAGCATGCCTCACTGTTGGATTAGTCGGTGCATGGGCATACTTTAAAGGCAACCGAACAGTCTAAAAAGAAAGCTTTAACCCACTTTCTTTTTAGTGTTCCACAGTATACTTCATGCCTTATTCTATCTTGTTTTTATCACTCTTTACTGCTTTTTTGAAAAAATATTAGTTGAATGGTTGTTGTGGACTCAGTAGCGGAAAAAGAGTTCATCCGCGGGCTAAGCGTCTCCGTACCTCGATATCCTCATTGTCCGAGTTACTCAGACAACAACGGCGCTTATTTGCATTTCTCAGCAACATTGGTCTGGATGCTCATGAGTAACCCAAAGAAGCATTGTGTTTTGGTGGGTAAAGCTTTTAGGAGATGTTTTTTGTTAGCTACACAGCCAATGGGCAGCAGCTTTTAATCAGGAGTCAAGAAAATGCAGTACCGAACAGTACCAAAAAACGGCGACAAACTCTCTGCGTTAGGTTTTGGAGCCATGCGATTGCCAGTAAAAGGGCAAAACATCGACGAGCCACGCGCGATAAGCCAAATTCGCTACGCAATTGACCACGGCGTTAACTACCTTGATTCTGCCCCGCCGTACCATGGCGGCGAGAGCGAAAAACTGCTCGGAAAAGCCTTGCAGGACGGTTACCGCGCAAAAGTGAAAATCGCCACCAAACTCACCTCATTCATGTTAAGCAAAGCCGAAGACATGCAGAAAATGCTAAACACCCAACTGCAGAAACTCCAAACTGACCACATCGACTACTACCTGCTGCATGGGTTGGAGGAACGGTCTTGGCGAAAACTTCAAGGCTTTGACGCTTTGAAGTTCTTGGATAAGGCTCAGGCGGAAGGAAAAATCGTTAACCAGGGTTTCTCGTTTCATGGGTCACTTAAAACCTTCAGAGAAATTGTGGACGCTAACTATTGGGCAATGTGTCAGATACAGTATAACATTTTGGATGAGAACCTCCAAGCCGGAACAGCGGGGCTAAAATATGCCTCGTCCAAGAAGCTTGCGGTTATGGTTATGGAGCCGTTAAGGGGTGGAGCGTTGGCTTGCGACCCGCCCCGAGAAGTGAAACAGATTTATGACAAGACAGAAAAACGGCTGTCGCCTGCAGAGTGGGCTTTGCGTTGGGTTTGGAATCACCCTGAGGTAACGGTGGTGCTTTCGGGCATGAACGATGAGAAGCAGATTGTAGAGAACATTCGAACTGCCGAAACAGCGTTGCCCAACTCCCTGAAAGCAGATGAATTATCCGTTATCGGAAACGTGGCAAAAGCTTACCGGCGGCTAACAAAGATTCCCTGCACGGGCTGCCAATATTGTATGCCTTGCCCATCTGGGGTAAACATACCCGGCAGTTTCCAAATATACAATGATATGTGCATGTTTGGGGATGAGCAAAAAACCCGCAGCAAGTACGCTATGATACTGATGGGTGGCTTACATGGAAAACGTTCAGACCCCGCTCTGTGTCAAGACTGCAAAACCTGTGTGGAACGCTGCCCCCAACACATAGATATCCCCCAACAACTCAAACAGGTCGTCGAAAACATTGGCGGTCCAGAGACTGAGGCGATTTTTGCACGGCAAAAAAGTGCGCAACTACAAAAACCTGCAAAACCCATTAGAGAAAAGCCGTGAAAAGAAGACCAGAGATATTTGGGGTCAGTATCCAAAGATTGTGCCTAAAATAACCAACTCAAGGGAGAAGTAGAACAGGTACAGTTTCTGCACTGGCACAGGAAGTCTGCCTAACGCGGGAATTACGGTTTCTTCCATGAAGTTATGTGTATTCAAGCTTGTGTTCAACCTGCCTAAAGGTTGGTTTCGCGTTTACTATGCCTGAAGTTGCTGCTGGATATACAGAAGGCGTTTAACCAACATGCAGAGACTACAACAGCAACCTGCTAAACTAACTTAAAGAATATAAAGATAGTAACCAAAAAAACCGCCAATTGATGTCAAAACCGAATTTTTCAGAGTCATTTGAAGAAAAAAACACCAAAACACTCACAAATTTGGCGGAACCCCAGCATCAAGTCGAGCTGTCTTTTTAGCAGCCAATTTTGACGACATAATCGCGAGAATTCCTGCAAGCACGGGCAACCAGTAGAAGCTTAACGCGTATTGTGAGTGGAGTCCCGATACATCCTCGGGTGTCAAACCGAAGCTGGCGGGTGAAAAGAGCCCCGCGATTGCTTTCTCTTGTGGAATTGGAGTTTGAACTATAGTGGCGCCTAAACCTAAATAGAAAATGGGGCTGCATGCAAGGGCGATTATGCCTGAAAGAATCAGAAGTCGTTTGGCGGTTTTACCTGTTGCTAAGCTGCCTTTGATTGCCAAAATGCCTGCAGCCAGAATCATGGCGGTGGTTGCCCAGTTAAACCAGTAGGGCAGGATTTGCGTTTGGTTTACGCCGTTAGCTGTTCCAGTGAAGCCCCAAAAGTACAGTGAAACGCTGATTTGGTTAGAGAAGTCTTGCTGGAAGTTTGGGAAGGCTCCAGTGAGGTTGTAGAAGGAAACGGAAAGCCAAGGCAGCAACAGACTTACAAAAAACAGCCCCGCAGAAAGCAAAGCCACCCAATTTTTCCTCATATTACCCCCGAGGGGTAGTAGGGTGTTTTGGTATTAATTTCTTGCCCAGCTAGCCGAGGCAGAGAGTTGAAAAAGAAAGGAAGGAGGAGGCGTTATTTTCTTCGCCGCTGCAAAACAAACCCTATCACAGCAGCCACAACCAGAAACACCACCACGAAAATCAAGATGTTCATCCATGTGGGGAAACCTTCCTCTGGTTGTGGAGATGGAGACGGGCTGGGGGAGTTTGTTGCAGTAGGGGCAATTGTCGGGGTTGGGGTAGGGGTGGTGGTTGGCAAGGTTACTGCACCGTTTGCGTCGGTTTTTACCAGCCAAAAGTCTCCTTGTCCTGAGCCCGTGGCGTTAGTGTAGCCGCCTAATGTGTAGGTTCCGTCGCTGTTCTGGACCACCGCGCCAAGCACGTTCTGTCCTGATTCGCCGATGGTTTGGTTCCACTGCTGCACGCCCGAAGAGTCAGTTTTAACCAGCAAAGCTTTGGTTTGAGCAGGGTCTGCTGAATCGGTGACTCCAACGAGGGCGTAGCCGCCATCACTAGTTTG is a window encoding:
- a CDS encoding aldo/keto reductase, whose translation is MQYRTVPKNGDKLSALGFGAMRLPVKGQNIDEPRAISQIRYAIDHGVNYLDSAPPYHGGESEKLLGKALQDGYRAKVKIATKLTSFMLSKAEDMQKMLNTQLQKLQTDHIDYYLLHGLEERSWRKLQGFDALKFLDKAQAEGKIVNQGFSFHGSLKTFREIVDANYWAMCQIQYNILDENLQAGTAGLKYASSKKLAVMVMEPLRGGALACDPPREVKQIYDKTEKRLSPAEWALRWVWNHPEVTVVLSGMNDEKQIVENIRTAETALPNSLKADELSVIGNVAKAYRRLTKIPCTGCQYCMPCPSGVNIPGSFQIYNDMCMFGDEQKTRSKYAMILMGGLHGKRSDPALCQDCKTCVERCPQHIDIPQQLKQVVENIGGPETEAIFARQKSAQLQKPAKPIREKP
- a CDS encoding Snf7 family protein, with the protein product MSERFAKKWESKREETPFTNRIKDAVKPPGPLKPRLDFAVRRIDLQVQKLDQATDRFSQRDKAIFARIVDAYTKHDTARANVFANELAEVRKMSRLIINAKLALEQITLRLRTVSELGDVVSTLGPAVGVLRSVRSGLVSVFPEAENELGEIGNMLSGIMIEAGQGSGMTLNFDTVNDDASKILAEAATVAEQKIKDRFPDLPPSMPAAPSSRTEQTTQGF
- a CDS encoding AAA family ATPase encodes the protein MSASQELERVATAYALEAVKMDKQGNKGRAITLYQKAIESLLQLVQLYPEYGLNKVYVQRAIAYQERIKALQGAVSVRGVRHEMEEQTVEEDGVERAAPAGEPDGEELIVTEKPHVTWDEVVGLEPAKKAVKEAIVYPVQRPDLFPLGWPRGILLFGPPGCGKTLLAAAVATEIDGNFYSIDAASIMSKWLGEAEQNVAKLFGSARKSSLDGKPAIVFVDELDSLMGTHSNEVGGEIRVKNQFLKEMDGIMDKGKQLHVYVIGATNKPWDLDWAFIRRFQKRILVPLPDHNTRVNMLKFYTGNLQTEKDVDLHELARLSEGFSGSDIRDVCQSAQLSLIGEFFESGKALDKAAKPRPLIMNDFRQIFDARKPSVSMDMLALYTRWFEAFKAL
- a CDS encoding CdvA-like protein — its product is MSQTSPSNLFLSIGKPVKDEYGRLVGRIISFATTPSGKFEAAFIEQSDGRFTKQPMEYLIFNGADVIFISKIKAKAAIFCDQIPFIWRKDKALKDLAEKRKIAQVLYTELHSNFSTVLSQLRKDAQLLLDEAAQGINRCEDEIQALSYGVLHLELEHEIGKINDEAYRNGFSMLQETLKRTAAEKADLESIKTKLSNMLIGESPVVAEPKLPEQKPLPEQKPPVYNEPAQESPRPVAAPEPEAPELPEPPVVVYVKEVGKAGI
- a CDS encoding Snf7 family protein; this encodes MKVLARHAPPPVKELATKSIYTLRVQQNKLEQASYRLKERDKVLFETCMSALKKNNKERASVCANELAEVRKLLKFLYNVQLAIERVVLRLETIKELSEIVVDLKPALKLLQNVSQELFQVLPDVSAELNTVQTTISETLYATKVTSDADAVIPVGNKTEGGEEILKEVSNFLEQKLADTLPEPPATEPKATVAPKAAPVRELVALSASNSQAVGRKSKVDSSRSAPQTTFSYRKQEIKEFSLTVDKSSIEDLLLEYVRKSNGEIDLTRCSSELNTSNKEIEKALESLGNKGRIKIELRPPE